Within Streptomyces albofaciens JCM 4342, the genomic segment CGTATCAGAGGCCGGGCGGTGTGCCGCCGGAGCCGGTGCCGGGGCACCGGCTCTCAGGGACGGAAGTGGCGCTCAAGACCTTGCCATACCCGGTCGTAGCCGCTCTGCAGGTGGTCGGCGCCCGCGGCCTGCCCGGTGAGGGTGACCGGCCAGCGGGTCTCGAACATGAAGGCCAGCCCGTCGTCGATCTTCTGCGGCTTGAGCTCGGCCGCGCTCGCCCGGTCGAAGGTCTCCCGGTCCGGGCCGTGCGCGGACATCATGTTGTGCAGCGAGCCGCCGCCCGGGACGAAGCCCTCCGCCTTGGCGTCGTAGGCGCCCTCGACCAGGCCCATGTACTCGCTCATCACGTTCCGGTGGAAGTACGGCGGCCGGAAGGTGTCCTCGCCGACCAGCCAGCGCGGCGCGAAGACCACGAAGTCCACGCCCGCCAGGCCCGGGGTGTCGGACGGCGAGGTCAGCACGGTGAAGACCGACGGGTCCGGGTGGTCGTAGCTGATCGAGCCGATGACGTTGAAGCGCCGCAGGTCGTAGACGTACGGGACGTGGTTGCCGTGCCAGGCCACGACGTCCAGCGGCGAGTGGCCGTAGGTCGCCTTCCAGAGGTTGCCGCAGAACTTGTTGACGACCTCGCAGGGGCCTTCCTCGTCCTCGTACGCGGCGGTCGGCGCCAGGAAGTCCCGCGCGTTCGCCAGGCCGTTGGCGCCGATCGGGCCGAGGTCGGGGAGCTGGAAGGGCTGCCCGTAGTTCTCGCAGACGTAGCCGCGGGCGGTGGCGTCGAGCAGTTCGACGCGGAAGCGGACGCCGCGCGGGATGAGCGCGACGTGCCCGGGTTCGGCGCGCAGCAGGCCCAGTTCGGTGCGGATCAGCAGGCCGCCGTGCTCGGGGACGATCAGCAGCTCGCCGTCCGCGTCGCTGAACACCCGCCGTTCCATGGAGGCGTTGGCGTGGTAGAGGTGGATGGCCATGCCGGTGCGCCGGCCGGCGTCGCCGTTGCCGCCCAGCGTCCACAGTCCGGCGAGGAAGTCGGTGGGCGCCTCGGGCGCGGGCAGCGGGTTCCAGCGCAGCCGGTTGGGGTCGGGCGCCGTCTCGGTGAAGGGCGCGCCCCGGAGGGCGCCGTTGTCCGCCCGCTCGAACGGCGGGTGGGCGGCGGACGGGCGGATGCGGTAGAGCCACGTCCGGCGGTTGCGGGCGCGCGGCTCGGTGAAGGCCGAACCGCTCAGCTGCTCCGCGTACAGCCCCAGGGGTGCGCGCTGGGG encodes:
- the hmgA gene encoding homogentisate 1,2-dioxygenase, producing the protein MTGTGSERARKTAEGLAYSSGFGNEHSSEAVTGALPVGRNSPQRAPLGLYAEQLSGSAFTEPRARNRRTWLYRIRPSAAHPPFERADNGALRGAPFTETAPDPNRLRWNPLPAPEAPTDFLAGLWTLGGNGDAGRRTGMAIHLYHANASMERRVFSDADGELLIVPEHGGLLIRTELGLLRAEPGHVALIPRGVRFRVELLDATARGYVCENYGQPFQLPDLGPIGANGLANARDFLAPTAAYEDEEGPCEVVNKFCGNLWKATYGHSPLDVVAWHGNHVPYVYDLRRFNVIGSISYDHPDPSVFTVLTSPSDTPGLAGVDFVVFAPRWLVGEDTFRPPYFHRNVMSEYMGLVEGAYDAKAEGFVPGGGSLHNMMSAHGPDRETFDRASAAELKPQKIDDGLAFMFETRWPVTLTGQAAGADHLQSGYDRVWQGLERHFRP